The genomic window tttcttatttaactTAAATTATAGATTTACCATTTGAAATAGATATGatatttgaactttataaTTGCTTTGTCTTACTATATAATACAGTTCCGTAATCATGAGTTAAAACtgtattttataatataaatatattctaCGTATAGTTCGTAAAGTCACTAGTATAATTTTGGTAGATAATCCAAAATGTATCTATGTAAATCTGGGAGTGATCAAGTGTAAAGTGTATTTTCCACAGAATTGAgcaataattaatattttaattaggCGTTGAGTCAAACACATTATCATATCAGGATGGGATAAATCCATAAAGTCAGAACGGATATATAAATCGAAAGTAATAATATCTgtatgaaaattaaaactcgccgaaaaaataataattaaaactcaCACGTACTAATGTCTATTGCCTAATGGTTATAACTTCAGATCTTACTCTGctaaaatttcttttattaaacatgttttctcctttatttttgtttttgtcagtAACTCTCTGAGTCCAACTCCgatttatgtgtttttggaAAGTGTTATTTATAGAATAACCatatagaagaaaacatttaccaaagaagacgaaaatataaaaataaagatgacatagatatcaatttttttctgttaCCAAACAATGAATTACGATGGTCTTATTACGTTTAATTAGATGTAACACTTCCAAACATGGCCTTCAAAACAGCCACGAGCTTCTCCTTAGGGGGCAAGACTTCCTTAATAAAGTTATTTCCCACGAAATCTTCCGACCAACGTTGAAGTTTTGGAAACTCCTCCGCGGTCATGATCGTGACGCCTGAAGCTTCTTGGAAAATCCCTAACCAATATCCTATGAAATCAGCTGCTATATCGACAAATCCAATTGTCTCTCCTCCGAAAAAAAGTTTATCTCCAAGCTCCTTTTCTAAACATTTCAAACCCTCATAAGCCTCtttcacttctttttctctttcactctCCGGTCCCCAACAAGCTTTCTTCACTGCTAACATTACCTGAAACCCAGAGACCAATACAATGCTCTTTAAGACATGTAGCTTGATTCTTGATATTACGTGAATACTTTGATATCCGATTCAAGTATCACTatataaatcttaaaacaaatatatcttaagaataagatcaaaataaatttacctTTTCATCCACATACTTAGCCCAAAACCGGGCCATGGCACGTTCATAAGGATCTTGAGGCAAGATCGTGTGAGTTGTCTTCCACGTATCTTCGATGTATTCGACAATCACCAATGATTCGGCTATCGATCTACCATTGTGGATGAGGACAGGGACCTTCTTGTGTATAGGGTTGTACTTGAGAAGCATAGGGCTCCTGTTTCCataaacatcttcttcaatgtACTCATAAGGTATGCCCTTAAGTTTTAGGACCATCTCTACTCTTTTGCTAAAAGGACTTCCCCATAAGCCCAGAAGCTTTACGTGCTCTTCTTGGTTCATCTATATATCctgtttaaagaaaatataccGGTTTGGCTTTCcctttgtgtgtgtgtgttttattgAGCAATGATGGTTAGCAGTTATTTATAACCACTTTGGATTTGGTTAAATGGATGTATGAAGAATAGTTGGTCACGAGAATAATCAGATTAATGTTTcgtaaaatttgaaattaacaAATAGGATGAATATTAGGTGGTCAACTTTTTGACTTTAAATGAGGGTAGTGGTTGAAGGCCTGTTCTTTTCTCAATCGCTCAATTAGCGACAGCGACCAGAAAAATAGAGGTTTAAATGctttataattaaaagaatagGTTCATAATACAGCTGACAGAGAAAACCAGCGACAACTTTAGATTTATAAACGATGGAGATGAAGTCGCTGAAAAAATCAGCGTTCACCGGCGACATCTCTTTTTCGAATTTAATGTCGTTGCCTTTTTTTTATCTGTAGCTGCTTTAACTTTAGCGACACTAATTAGATAAATCCAGTGCTTTTTTCAGTCGCTAACTTGAGTCGCGACGATTGGGAAAAGAACAGGCCCTGAGTAGCGTGCTGTGTTTTTATTACTAcatcaaaattgtttaaaattcCACATAAATTAGGGTGGTAAGATacggtttttttttactccctgttttttttttgcataatcGTTTCGtaattgaagaaattttttttgagtaTTATATTATACTCCGTATTAAGGGAAAATTTAATGATACCGACAGCTTTTGACGGATTCAATACTTTCAtgctaagttttgttttcgaatcttttatatttgtgattagttttttttgtgaggGGCTACGTAAGCAGTTACGTtcgacgaaaaaaaaaaaaaaaaaaacagcaatTACGTTCACAAGTACTGTGGAAGAAACGGGTCTCTCTATCCGGAATTTTCAAAATAGGCCTATCTTCGCTAGGCCCAATAGTAATGAATATTGAATACATCTTTGACTTTTTTTGGAAATCCCTGGGAAAGGCTCAAAACTAAACTAGGATAAGGAATTTGATTGGGCTGATTTGAAACCCAATTGAACCGAAACCTATTGGGCCCCTTTTTTAGTGaggtaacattttttttttttttttttttatgttttccaAGTTATATAAGCTTTGATTTTATGTTATCAAAACATATACTGTAGTTCACTTAATTCGATAAAATTGATTCATTTGATGAATATAAATGTTAAATTCGAatgctgtaaaaaaaaaaaaaaactaatattttaatgtaaGATATAATGTCAAATTTCTTAACTTGTAGGTTCTATAAATTGGCTTCTTGTTGAacaaagaaatacaaaatgtAATCTTCCAAACTATTTTTCTGCTCTGTCCACATTATTTAGATGACATTGTGGGTTTGCTTTAACTAAAATCATCAGTTATATCGATCCGACCCTGGGTTCGAGCtgaatttgttttaagaaaagttttaTTGTATATCACCTGGCTTCTTCTATATAGTATGACTAGCACTAAAATTTAATGtgacttttattattttgtaagataaatttaaaacttggaaaataaacagagaatgagaatgaagctcaaattatataactaaatacgaagaagacaaaaaataaaatagaatcatTTTAtatcacaaaaaccaaaatacaaagaaaatatttacaaagattAACGAAAAGTCAAAATTAAACTAACACTTTAGGGGTCTCAGTCTCCTTTTCATCATAATTGGGTTTGTGTTTCCTCGTAGCCCTTATATAGCAAAACACTACCACAAGAAACGTTGTAGCTAAGCCTCCGAGAATAACTCCACCTCCGGCAACCGATCTTTCCACCGTGGAATGGTGGTGGCCTCGCCGTACAGTCTCTTCCAAATGTGAAACCTCCGGTGCTTCTGCCTCCTCTCCTGGCCATTCGTGCCTGCCGAGTTTCCTTGTTGCCGGAGGCTCAGCTTCCGATGAGGCTGCCGCCATGGAGAAGACGTACGTTAGCAAGAAGCATAGAACTATATGTTTCgcatccatttttttttttttttgagatgaTTGTGTTAATGGAGTTATTTATAGgtcaatatttttctcttaggatatatattttttttcctcttgcaacaattttctttttgtttttatcggAAGACTAGAGAGATCGTGTGGTGTCATATGGAAATTTCCGAGTGTTACGTTTCCGGGAAAATCGGGTAGATATAAGTTTAGAATTTAGACCGgaatatgattttagtaaagtttttttgataaagaaattaatttcCGCTGTGTTCTTCAATGGAGCTGTCGGGTTGGCCGGAGGAATCATACGGGTGTACACGTGAACtagaattaaaaatattattaaatttaacaattCGTTCCAAAAAGTCTACACATTGTATTGATATGTGTATTATACACGTACTCAATCATCAAAGGAATCCAGAAATTTTGCTAAAGCAATTTTAGAACatcatctttttattatttctcaaATTAGTATTTAGGAATATTTTAAACTTATTCATAActtatgttttctattttagaatttaaagATACAAACcctttgaaaatttaaaatttacacTATGAATTATATAAACTAACATAGAAATCGGATTAATATTATTAGATAGTTCTTATAGAAGAATACAATCAacatgatttttaaaatgactTGAATGTACAACCAATTGAACCAATAGATCTATCTATATCTCAGTTTCCAAATGGCGACACATGTGTTATCGCTTTTCGCCTAAAACTATTTTGCTAAATTAAACACTTATATTTTAGAAGCTGAAACACAGAAATTTAGGGATTTTTGAGGAGTCTAAATGACTAAATTGAAACTGATGATTTTTTAAGTTGGAAACCAGAGTAGATCCCTAGCTACTATTAGATTAAACATAGTAAAGTTTCTTATATAAGTGAATCAAAGACAGCGAGATCTATGATGTGTTTATATGTAAAGTTTGTCTGAAATGTGTTTTGATTAAAGTAGGAAGTGAAGCTACTTTGTCTCGAGGCAAGGACCAAGGTGGTCGGGAAGTAGCttcctctttgttttgtgttttattatAGTTTTCGAGATTATGGTGTTAAAAAAGAGATAGAAAATTGGTATATATGTGTTtgatcaaaaaagaaaaatggtatatatgtgtgtgtatggATCGGatgtaaaaatatatgtagttGGGAAATATTCGATTTATAGTTAGAACTGATAAGTTTAAATTCATCAATAATTGAGATTTAGAAACTTCGCTAATTACCCATGCCAATTCTGTCAAGTCATGGGTTAATTAGACAATTTAAGTTTTgaataaagagaaaatgttTGCTTATATAATGGTACTTTTAGTTGTTTATGTGAAGAATATGTccacatattatatttttcatgtatgtGTATGGTTTGCGTTAATGGATACTACACCTCGTTTGTCTAGGTTTAAACTCCCCTATATGAAAAGTGGAGTCAAATTTCTACAAGACCGAGTCCTTTTAGAGAGTATAGGCAACATATAGTCTTTGCCAAAAGACATATTTGAGCACAAATTCGGATTAGACACGTGTGGTAGgttaatttggtttgatttaaAAGTATCGCACAAATGTAAAGCTCTCGCCTTTTGAAGAGCCGATGAGAGCAAAACAAGCAAATCATAACCtgtattttcctttatttCGACAAAGACAAACCTCTTTCCTCTTGTCGTTATAGagaattaaagaaatagaTCATTAGTTACAGAATTTATTCTCATAACCCTTTCTCATGATTAGTctactatttttctttgatgcCGACAggtaactttattttatttacacaaaaaaaaaaaactcacgaCTAGACAGAGTTTATAGataaatctgaaaaatcttaacaaaaatatatatccaaacattagtttacatataaaagtaaaacaaaatttcaatagtAACTCTAAAAATAGTCTTCTTGTGAATACTTTTATccatttcctctttttctaaccaatcaaaattttgttacctaacaaaaaaaataacggAAATTTTCTATTGGGTTTCAAGTAAATAAGAGAAGctgaataaattttacaaaaggaaaacaaatgtttttccCTATATATGTACTAACGAactaaataaatcaataattgCGAGGAGAATAAATAATGATCCGAGGGAAGATCTCATTGGCATACAAGGCACAATAAGAATAAGCAAGGAAAGGCAGTCAAAAGAAGTCGAATATTATTTGTCTGTTAGAAAGCATAATCCTAAGTTCCCATCATTGGCTCATAGAGAACATATAATCTTTCTCCAATGATTTGATGTCTCACACTCACTAGTCACTACTTTTACTTTTCACATTTTATATGCCATTTGCTTGCGCAAAAATACACTGCGAATGAAGTGGTTGTAATTTGTGGTTTCATTAGTTTGATCGATCGACATAAAACGATTTGTAACAATAGATCCAAAACAGTTGCAAGTCGATCGATAACTAGTATGGGTTCAAGTCCATGAAATTCAATCACAGCTTTGCGGAATTCAATTGCTTAGATTTCTTGAAGAGTTTTGTTAGGAATTTCATGTctcaacaagaagaaacttaaaataacACATAACGAATGTTAGCTAACATAAACATATTCACGTTGTAAATGCATTACGTTTTAATCTTAGAAATTCATGAATGTCTATATTCTTAAAGAATACCATAAATTTATCAGTACAGATTCGACATCCCATCAATCATTCGCATAGTTATAGCTCTAAAGATCTATCCAGTACAATCATATCAAACAAAGAAGGCTAAGACATACGAATGGACATGATAGAAcatgaacaacaaaattttgttttccactAGAGCATATGTTCTCATAGCATTAAACCTTTCGAATAAGCATCTTCTCAATACTATTTAGCCTCACGAGGGTTATAAATTCTCACATTTCCCTACTGACTtctcaccaaacaaaaaaaactagaagaagaaCGATACATAAACTATGCTCACGCAAGAACTTGCGCGCATTATGGGGGGTGACGATGATGAGTATTGGTGAGGACCGGGTAATCTGCATCCTGAGGTTTAAAGCTTAATTTACGCAGGAAATTTGTATACGCATATACGTATGTGTATTAGTATACCTTTTAGTCCTCGGGATGCGGATTACCTCGTTCTTACTTACAATACACGTACTCGGAGACACGATTACTCATCATCTAGAGGTTGGTTTTGATCCTCCATTTCTTCTAAGTTTAAACATCATTAATAAGATATTTAAGACTGAATATCACCACACATATATAGAGTCAGTCTCATAGATGATGAATTGGTAATATTATATGACACTACTGACTTaaaattattatcatataatattactaattatattaaagttttttttcgtCAACATACACACtagttaaaaatttgaatttagaaAAGTTCAATTGATGACTCATTTCAGGAATGCTCGAAACAATGGCAACGACGCTTGTGTATGTTTGAATTAGTGATATATCCGTTTTATTCATACT from Arabidopsis thaliana chromosome 3, partial sequence includes these protein-coding regions:
- the GSTU8 gene encoding glutathione S-transferase TAU 8 (glutathione S-transferase TAU 8 (GSTU8); FUNCTIONS IN: glutathione transferase activity; INVOLVED IN: response to cadmium ion, toxin catabolic process; LOCATED IN: cytoplasm; EXPRESSED IN: 7 plant structures; EXPRESSED DURING: LP.06 six leaves visible, LP.04 four leaves visible, 4 anthesis, petal differentiation and expansion stage; CONTAINS InterPro DOMAIN/s: Thioredoxin fold (InterPro:IPR012335), Glutathione S-transferase, C-terminal (InterPro:IPR004046), Glutathione S-transferase, C-terminal-like (InterPro:IPR010987), Glutathione S-transferase/chloride channel, C-terminal (InterPro:IPR017933), Glutathione S-transferase, N-terminal (InterPro:IPR004045), Thioredoxin-like fold (InterPro:IPR012336); BEST Arabidopsis thaliana protein match is: glutathione S-transferase tau 7 (TAIR:AT2G29420.1); Has 7045 Blast hits to 7029 proteins in 1100 species: Archae - 0; Bacteria - 3564; Metazoa - 831; Fungi - 183; Plants - 2012; Viruses - 0; Other Eukaryotes - 455 (source: NCBI BLink).); this encodes MNQEEHVKLLGLWGSPFSKRVEMVLKLKGIPYEYIEEDVYGNRSPMLLKYNPIHKKVPVLIHNGRSIAESLVIVEYIEDTWKTTHTILPQDPYERAMARFWAKYVDEKVMLAVKKACWGPESEREKEVKEAYEGLKCLEKELGDKLFFGGETIGFVDIAADFIGYWLGIFQEASGVTIMTAEEFPKLQRWSEDFVGNNFIKEVLPPKEKLVAVLKAMFGSVTSN
- a CDS encoding uncharacterized protein (unknown protein; FUNCTIONS IN: molecular_function unknown; INVOLVED IN: biological_process unknown; LOCATED IN: endomembrane system; EXPRESSED IN: root; Has 31 Blast hits to 31 proteins in 9 species: Archae - 0; Bacteria - 0; Metazoa - 0; Fungi - 0; Plants - 31; Viruses - 0; Other Eukaryotes - 0 (source: NCBI BLink).): MDAKHIVLCFLLTYVFSMAAASSEAEPPATRKLGRHEWPGEEAEAPEVSHLEETVRRGHHHSTVERSVAGGGVILGGLATTFLVVVFCYIRATRKHKPNYDEKETETPKVLV